The DNA region CATAAAAGCCATAAATGCCACTGTCATCAACATAGCACATCTACATTgagttattaaaatgaatatataagATTAGTATATACCTCACTATTGTTTAAATAGTTACAGAATTGAAACCTGTGATATGCTCTGAGTTGTTCCTAGAACTTACAAAATAGTTCTTTTATCAGCTGGTTGAAAGCTATTCAGCCTTTTAACTCCTAAAGCTGCATAACCCAACCCTAATTAGAATCCAGCTCCAGGTTAGTTTCTTGTCAGCTGTGTGCATGCAAGTAGGTATCCTTGACTGCCATGGGTATAAGTGTAATTCCCTCCTCTGCAGCTTGCAAAGTTGACCTTCCTAGCTCActtcaaataaaatgaatgatGTTTAATAATCATGCAGGtaccatagtttaaaaaaaattcttctcattTTGCCCATTTTGTTACACAGTGTGAAGTAGGAACAGGATATGAAAGTAGTGTAATTCAAGGTTTGTTCATATATGAACTTTTAGTATCAGCAGCAttcaagaaaacattatttttcaacaaTATTATGTGTTTAAATGTATTGAAATGTCTATGAAAGAGCCTAAATTATGTGCCTGTATAATTGATGAAAAAAGTGCATCTAGAGAAGTATTCATGGAACTTTAAAATAGGGGGTGTAAAGATCTTGCTGAAAAGTTCTTCTCAGTTAATTCAATTGCATAAAATATTATGTGTTAACCATTCAGATATCTTATAAATATTTCACCTAAGTTTTGTATAATGTAAATGTTTATATAGTTTTTTCTTATTATACAAATAAGGAAATTAGGCAACAGGCAAAATTAACAATACTTTGCAAAAATGCCCTGTATTTTAGTTACCTCAAATTGAGCCAATTTGGAGATAGCAACAAAGGTTTCAAACTTGGTTATCTAAAATTAGATTTAAGACATAATTAGGCATCAAAATCAGTAGCCTGTGAGAAGTTGCTAGCACAAGCAGACCTAATTAGGCCCTTAGGCTGTATTCTGAAGTATAAACTACTCAGTGGAGCTAAAAGTTGGGAATTGGAATGCTTGCTCTGTCATCTTTGTCCTACCTATGAGATCATGGGATCAGATGAATAATACCAACAGGTGAATAGAGAACAATTATGCACTACTTTTCACAAGGTCAAGGAAGTATTGCATGAAATTACAGACAGACAGTTGACATAACGTGTGTATATCAAGGAAGTATTGCCACAAGACATTTTGGCAAAGACAGCATTAGTCTTCAAAAACTATTTAAGTGCTTTTATAGAGCAGAATTCCACAGATTGCTATTAAGTTTTATGATCTGGATGTAATGTCTAACTCAATGTCCCTGAAATGCTCATTGCACTAATCCCGGAATATACTGTGGGAAGGATCACTGTGTGTATCtccctccttttttaatttcttgccttATCTGCTACTGGTTCCAGTTAGAGTTGGGCTGGTGGGCTGGGTGGACTCATAATTATGACAGTTCCcatattatactttttttttccccttagatgCAATCCTTAGATCCGTTGAATTCTTAATGCCCCAGTGAGTTTTGTCTGaaatgatttaattaaaagaCCTGCTCTTAGCAGTTACCTGGAGCCAGTCATTTGAAGGTTAGCTGCTAGTACAAAAGGAAGAAGATTCTTCGTCTTGAAATAGGAATATTTGCCTGACTTACTGAAGTACTGTCATGTTGGATGGACAActgtatataaaaatgcaaattagtgCTGTATGGAATACATTACAACAAAAATTACTAATGATCTTACCTACGTGAATataaaataattgggttttttaGTAGCTGGCAAGATGAAATAGCATGGGCTTCACAAAGTCTAAATACGTGGGAGCATCTTGAACTATTCTGATTGTTTTCAGCCATCTGCTATTTTTGCTTATGCATAAATATTGAATTCTTGTCTTTGTGATAAAGTGTATCATTCTTAAGGGCTTTTGATTCATTCATCCATTACTGCAAGTAGTTTTATATCTCCCTAACATGTCTGCAACTCATTCATCACTGTAGCGTCTTAAGTGCTTGCACGTACACTTCTAGTAGGGACAATCAGTATTCCTTAAGTTTTATGTTGTTATCTCTAGGACCTTGATAGCGCAATATGAAATTCTCTGGCTCAGTTATGTGACTCTGAAGAGTTTAACTGCCAGATGGCTGATAGTTGCGTTGTGAAAAATCAAGGCtaagttcagaaaagaaagtgagaaacGATAATCATACACATTCTTTTTGGCTTCAGTAGTACAGGATTGAACTATGAAAACCTTAGAGATGGGAGACTACTATATTTACAAGACAGCCTGGTACTTAAGCTGAGATATAAACCAGAAGTTTTATACTGGACCATGATTAGATTTTGAGATACAGGAGCACATCTCGCTACCTTAACAAACTTAGGTGGTAATGATAATCGACTTACTAATAGACTTCTGTAAGTAAAGTGGATCATAATCTATCTTTTTGCACCACATCAAGTCTGTGATGCTTTCTGACCCTGCTTTAGAAGATGTCTTGAGGGTAATGGAACTTGATTTTATGAAAATAGCAGGACAAAATTCAGTGTCAAATTTTATAATAATTCTCTCCAAAGTCTCATAAGGCTGTGGAAGAACCTTAGAAATATTGCTGTCAaaccattaattttatttcaggagTTCCAGCAGTTCATAAAGAAAAGGCTTTCAATAGCTAGTGAGCTTGTTTCCAGTAAAATACCAGTTAGAGGAGACTAGATCTTCCTCCATaactatttcaaaacatttacactaaaagatattaaaatgccACATAGGATCTCAGTTATAAACTGGGGTCAATCTTGGTCGTGGAGCATTTTGTGATTTCCTGTGCagatggtggggagggggagagagtcTTTCCCCTAGAGTTCAATTTCCAAACAGTCTAGGTTGTAACTCCAGCTCATACActaagaaaaaattatctttaaccTTTGCAACTTGACCAGACTGCTAAAAAAAATCGTTatggtgttttctttcttcagtaaatTTTCATCAAGGTGAAGACAAAGCCaacatttaaatcttaaaatagaaataaattaactgaaagtctattgaattttaataaaattagtgATAATTTCAATGCACCTGGCTTTTTTCATATACACATTACATTTCTAGTTACTGGCAATGTTGAGCTCAATACCACTGCAGATTCTGACAAATGGATAGAATCAATAATGCACTTTTCTAAATTAGATTCTGCTACTATAAAGAAAGATCTTTACCTCACGCATTAATGTTTTGAGCCAGGATTTTtgtgtttcaaagaaaaaaaaaaaagaaatgctgatggTCACTCACTTTAATTGGTAATGAATTATTTACTAACTCATGATTCTTAAAAGTTGAAAGTCAggacaagaaataaataaataaagaagggGCAGATGCTTTAAGTTTATTAGGTCTACCATTACACTGAAGTTAGCAAAGCTAGTTTACTCCGTCTGTTTCATTGCAGTCTCTGTTCTCTAATTTTGACAATCTTGGTTACACAGGCAGCAATCTAATAAATTAACTTTAGGACATATAGGCACCTGTGAGACTGCAGCAATTAATACTGCAAAATTGTAGCAATGATATGGGCTGTTCAGTATGAGACCATGTAGAaagcaaaagtgattttatttcaaaacaaaactgatttcactCACATTATCCCTGTCATTTCCAGAGCTAGATGTGGGAATGTAACCTGATGACAGAGATCACATATGATCTGTAGAAGTGAGTGGGTGGCCATCTTTGTGATACACATGTCCCTAATTGTCAGAATCTTCAAATTGGTGTATGGCCTGTCTCTGGTTATTGTAGTGTAGAGCAATCCTTCTGTCAGGAGTTGCTCATAAAAGGACTTCCTGGAGGGGAAcgatttttgtttcattcactttacagtctgttgctttctttttttggctcATGCAGTAACTTCATTGATCCTCGCAGGCCTTGTCATTAGCTGCAGTGGTGAGTAAGGTAGTTCATAAATCCACACACTACTGAAACAGAATGACCAGCAGGTACAGGAATCAGTCAGGAGAAAGAAAGGACACACAGGGAACAGTGAATCAATCATACATTTCAGAACCAATGTTAGCACCCTATTTTTGGTAAGCTTAAACAGGAATGCATACAagttacttcaaaataaaatgaaaactcttcCTACAATTTTAAGAGGATGGAATTTTAGAAGTTGTTTCTGTGAGCCCTCAGTTTCAAAGCTTTCCATGTAATGGGCAATGACACCTGAGAGAGCAGGTTGATACTCTTCCCAAGCCCCCGCCCCTGCTCTGGCCAATCTTCGCCTGCAGCTCATCCCAGCTTCCTTGTCTCTGCATCCTGTTAGTTGTTTCTAGTTATGATGGGATGTTTTACCGCTTTCAGACCATTCTTCTTGCTTCTCTGAAGCCCCTTTTTAACTGTGTGTCTCAATCAACTGTATGCCTCCAAGTGTAGTAAGCAAGggccattttctttccattaaactCCAAATCTGTACCTGCTTGATGGTCTTTACCAGTATTGTCTGCAGTTTCCTGCTATAGTTAGTGAATCAGTTTTTGTTAAAATCCTTTATATTCCCATGATATACTATTATGTTCTGTAATATTTAAGCAATTCCATGTGGAACCAGAATCTTTGGTTATTTGACTCTTGTGACAGTGCAGCCTTCAGTAAAGAGGTAAGCTCATTGCTGAACTGTcttacatttctgctttctgccaATGCCatgatcatttttttaaaatgtaaacctaTCAATTCAGCTGTATCTTAGCCTTGGTTTGTGCAGGGTTTTCTTAATCAGTACCCTGTAGGCACTGCGGAGAAGTTTGACATGAATATGTCAtctacacaagaaaaaaaaattactgattttgaggaagaacaaaagaaaaaaaaaacccacaacagcaaagaaatgtgcttttatcTGCTCCAGGGACAATTTGCTGTTGCACTTATTATGCTTCCCTTCCAAAACACCAGCCTCTCCTATGGAAATCTGATAATGAACAATTTAGCCATTTTTATATTGATGTTTGTCTGATAAAagttcatttctcttttttttaggaATAACTCCTGAAATTTGAGAAAGGTTTGCTTCTGATCAGCTCTGAACAAGTCCTGATTAAAGCATTCAAAGGGATTCTGGCTTTCAGTAGTCTGCAAAGCAGATTGCTTTGTGCATTTAAGTATCTTCCCTAATGTCAGTGGGGACTTATGTccaaatacaaaagagaaaatgatcaTCGTGTTTCTGTGGATATAAAACTGAGAAGCATTTTGTAATGATTGGCTAGCCTCTCCAGCTTAGTTTTCTTGACCTTAAAGCTTTACTTGCaacctcttatttaaaaaatgcagtcagCTTGTGAAAATAGGATACAGGGCTTTAAATTAATTCATCAAGCTGCAAAACAGATAGGGCAAAAGGACAACACAGTGCTTTCGTAGAGCCTGTGATGGAAATCAGAggacagggaaaaataaaaagtgacttgGTAAGATTTAGCTGCAATCTCAGGAATAAAACCTATAACCGTTTGTTTCCTAAGAAACCGTTATGTTTCATTGTATGGTGTTCTAGGTCTGTATGTTGGAATAGATGATAACGACACTCAAAAATGTATAGAAACACAATTATCTGAGTAGAAAAAGTGATTGTTAAAAAGATGGATGGCACATTTAGGAGGATTATCTCAAGCCACTACAGCAGCATCAGTCTGCAAAACAGCAGAGTGTTAGCTGTAacaattttttattgtttctgtctCCCCTCTCATTTTTATTGTGAGAggacagaaaaagctttttaacaaGACAAGTGTAAGTTTCTAGTTTTAAAAGGattctcttttaaataattagtgcttaaggaaaaacaatttaGGAAGGAACAGTATCATTTTCCCCTTTACTCCCTTCCCCCGTggcttttcctttaaatatgatGGAACCCTAATCTGTGCTCTTTAGAGTAGAGGTAATGAAATTACAGAAAGGATGTGAAAAGTATCTGTGAAGGTAAGCTAATACTTTCCATTGTGTAAACCACAGATATACTGGCTGAAGACACATAATATGAGAAagttaaaggaaagaaatcaatatgaggaaagattttatttttcatttaggtttGAGATCCATTTGGCAAAGAGTTACTTAAGAAGTATGCTTAGGTCCATTTAATTCATTGTTAATTCATCTGTATTTTCAAGATCTCTGACATGCCAAATAGATAATTCATCTTCTGCAACTGCAATATACTTAGTCAGAGAGATCATGCCTAGCATTTCTAATGCAGGAAGTCCTGGGTTTGATATTCACTGCTGATAGGGATATTTGCATCTGTGTATTCCCTCTTTGTTACCCAATGCTGCCTCTAAGATGTCAGTTTACAACTGTTACCATGACACTTAGTTCTGATGAGGTTTGTTCCAAAGAAAGCAATATcgtattttagaaataaaaaaagataatttttttaacatgttttctcATCCACTCTGATATTTGGCATTCTCTAATATTAAATGCGTAACAGATACACcaattttttaatgtgctttttagGAAGAAAGTGGGCCTTTGTCATGTATTTCAGCCCAACTGAGTCTTACTTTCACTTATTAATACACTGACAATTTGAAACAGTAGAATCAGTTGTTTTCCACTGAGTGTCTGTATGTATATTCATACCACGAACAGGCATATTTCCAAGCACTCAGGTCAGATACTTTAGCCTTAGCAGTACCCACAGATGCACATCTGCTATACCTCCTCTACACATCATGCTCATGATGTAAGTGATCATTACGTATCCTTTTACAATGACTTTCGGCCATCTGGCTAATTCTGGGGTGTTGTTTTTCATTGAGACCCTTGAGAGACGTGACCCTGCTGCTTTTTGAACCtgttatctttttattttcaggaatccctcttttctacttttttttttaatgttttgtcttCATCTGAACAGTGAGCTCAGCCTTACATATTCAGCTCAGAGCACAGTGAGCTCATTAATCTCCTACCCTTTGAAATCTGTAGGCATGCTCCCTATTGTGGAATTACTTCAGTCATCAAACCCTGCAAGAGAATTTGAATTTAGTATTGACTACCTTAATGGGCTGTTATTTGAGCCTGTGGCTCTGTGGTCCCTCTTTCACCTATCCATTAAAACAGCCTTATTCCTGGCCATTGTCTCAGCCAGAAAGACTGGAGACATCTTGGCATTTAGTAGTGCTAAAATCTCTGGTCAAGGTTACTTTTTGAATTTTGAATGTTGATTGTCTCAGGGAATTACTCTTCCAATGTCTCTTTCTCAGATCTCACCCATCCTCAGAAGATTGACACACACACTTTTATGGTTTGTCACTAGATGGATATTTGCCTTTTGGCAGACTCCAGCTAATTTCTACCATGGAAGTAGTCCTGGAGCGCAAACTGCAAGACCCAAAGACATCTCATTAGGTAGTTGATGTATCCCGAGTGCTTTGTTATCATTAAATAGAAACCTCCTGATAGAATCACGTATGCTCTCTGTGGATGTGAATGGCCAGTATAGCTTCTGTGGAAAAGTATCTCAAAGTTCCAGCTGGGATGGCCACTAAAATCTGTTCTTAAATTTGCCAGGTGACATGACTTGCCAAATGTATGTAGGTGTGGTATAGCCTTGATCAGTCCATGCCTTGTACCCAAATGTCCTATCACTTCTCTGTACCTGCATCCCGGAACTAGATACTGCAAAGAGTCATCCCATAGTGTGAATCTACACATTGACTGATCacctgaagaaaaaaggaaggctgCTTTCCAGGAACTGGATCTTCTTGGAAATGTCCATGTGCACAGTCACACCTCGTGTTCCTCTTAAAGAAATTAAGCTTTTGTATGTTATGCTTGTCTTTTAAGGAGAATCCTTAGAACTCTTTCATTATTCTGAGgctataaaaaaatgtatcttaaatGTTATCTCTGTGTGGGTGACAAATTTCATTGTGCTTCCAAGTTCCCCCTGTGATTTCAGTTGAACATCTTTATCTTCAGCTCTTGTTGTAAGCTGCTGCACACCATTTAACAGTTGTTGAATTTCACTTTGGAGGCAGCTGCATATTAGTAAGTAGCCCAATTCTTGTAAGGTACTTTATGTTCCTTTAAGATGAAGGATACgatataaatataaaacatcAATCTGTTCATGTAACTCTGCTTTGTACATGctgcttgtaatttttttagtCTCCACAGGTATGCAGAAAATGTGTTCTATAGATGCATATGTTCTGTGTGAATTATCACACAGAATTCAAGTAGAATTcaagtaaactgaaaaataacattttctggtCATTTACCTCTCAAATATAGCTGTTttatgaaatttcatttaaaataattggatGGTTTATGAATACCTGTTAGCTAAttaaacttacagaaaaaagaaattaagtggaTATATGTTTGAGCTCTGAGCTTTCACAATATTGCTTcttttaaagccaaataaaatgCTGCATGCATATTAAAAGTAATGAACATGATATGCCACCACCAAAGCTGTTCACATTTATAGGGGATCAATATGTTAATCAGTGTCTTGGCTTCAGATAAGATCTGTAGAACAGCTTTGAATGAGATGCTGCTCACAACCCAAATGACGTGTGTGTGTTTTACTCATATTCAACtgaattgaatttattttcccagttttatAGATGTAGCTACAAATTCATCTTGGGTTTTTATATAGCTGTGAGAAATATGTTGTTTTGTtactataaaaacatttattttggacTTCAGAGTACTAAAGCAGCTTTTCTTATGCTTGCTTGCATGTTTATGGTTTTAGAGTATTGTCTTATTCAGCTGGGTTGGTAGGGTGCTAGGAAAGGATCTTAGGATCATCTTCTGCAGagatgaaatttcatttaaaactctGGAATTTGTAGTCAGTTCAGCCAGAGGTTGTACATTGACATGTATCGGAGTgaaaatgaaagacttttctACAAGATTCTACTGGGATGTGACTCTGCACCCTTAATGAACAGACATGGTTTGGTTGATGGCTGCTTGATGGTTCCACATCAATCAGGTGTGGAATGCAGATATTTACTTTTTAAGGCGGCTtcataaataatatttgtttCTCCAACCTTCAGTCAGGTGCCACCAGAAGGCATAAAGACCCTGTTTGTTTCATTGGCTTTCCACCTCGGtctctgtttccttcccctcctgtcaTCCCCTGTTCGTATGTACTAGCTGCTTAATGTAGGAGCTGTAACCCTCCAGACCGTGTCAGTCTGACACCCTGTCAGGACCCTGTTATGTGCAAATGATCTTCACACTCTTAGTACCTTTACCCTAACATTTATAAAGCATGTGTTCCACACAGGAGAAACGAGATGAGCACCAGTTTAGAGAGAATGCATAACAATGGAACTGAGAAAATCTGGGCGAGAAGTGATACTATGCAGCAGCATGTTCTGCTGACACTTTCTGCTAAAGCATGCAAATGTAAATTTTTAGatgcattttggaagaaaaaaagttgtcttcAAAGAGCCAACCATGGGATTAAATACTCATAATCATTAACAGGGAATCTGCAGTGTTTTTGATCTtccaaatactaaaaaaatatatgtatctgTTTTTCACAGGAGAATCCCTTCAAGGAAAGGATTGTGGAATCTTTCTCAGAAGATGGAGAGGGAAGCCTCAGCTTCAATGATTTTGTGGATATGTTCTCTGTGCTCAGTGAAATGGCTCCCAGAGAGCTTAAAGCAATCTATGCCTTTAAGATCTATGGTACTGTATTGGGATGattttgtatgtctttttttgttgGAAGTAAATGAGTATGAGAGTTGTTGGTGATCTTTTCTTTGGTTCTTTTATTATGTAGATTTTAACACAGATAACTTCATTTGTAAGTCAGACTTGGAAAAAACCCTCAATAAGCTGACCCGAGAAGAGCTAACAGCAGAAGAAATCACTCTAGTTTGTGAGAAAGTCATAGAAGAAGCTGACATGGATGGTGATGGGAAACTAGGATTTGCAGATTTTGAGAACATGATTTCCAAAGCACCAGACTTTCTCAGgtattgttttaagaaaaagatagTCTCGTGcatattttcaggtatttttttagGATATCACTGTGTAGTGTAATACAAGAAATGTCAGACGTAAGTGCTTTACCAGAGAGCTGACTAGAGGATGACTTCTTACCCTAACTCAGTTTACTTTTCCAGAGCATTTCCAGTGCTCTCCTAACTTGAAGACTAAGAGCTCAATGACTtaattatgtcctttttttttttttccggtttgtttgtgtggtttcttcaggaaaatattttgatctaTTAGAAGCTCAAATTAATATTGTTCTCAAGCCTATAGCAAGGATCCATGCTGTCTGAATAGGAATGTGTGTAAATATTGTTACACAAGTTACAAATATACATGGAAACACATTGATCTTTTGTGCTGAGAAAGTGAGAGCTAGAGGGCATTACAGTTGTACAGTTCATGCTggtagcagaaaataaattaaaatgattaatTACTGCAGTCTTTCTTCTATCCACTGttaatcagggtttttttataactgatattttttatttttgttgctgagtTTCTTCCTAATAATCTATAGATAAAACCCAGCTATCCTAAGACAGTTTTTCTTGCAAGTTTCATATTTGAAGAGACCTTTTGAAAAGGacaatgactttttatttttacagattaatAAAACATTCTACATAAACTTATAGTTAAGGCTGTTACTTAAGTAATAGAAGGATAGACCTTCTTTAAGAAATTACAGTGAACCAGCCAGCAAAATAAGATACTCCCAGATTGGGATGAGTTCATATTTGAATCTTGAATCCACTGGCAGAGTAGGCTGAAGCTAAAACCTAGGTCTAATTTCTCCCCAAATTTCAGTGGTCTGGGTTAACTATGTCTAACAGTAAATGCTTGATAACCTGAAAAAGTGTTTCTCATAATCTTTGTTCATACACATTGTTGTTAAGTTAGTAGTGTTGCTATTTGTCTGGTGATAATTGATAATAACAGATAAGTTCTAACATCTGGGAAGATAAATAATCCAACAACTGTCTGGACTGCAAACAGGTATACAGTATGACTGTAAGTTGTTTGGGAATGTTGGAATTAGTAAATTCTAGTTCCTGCAGACTTGTCTCCCCTGATTAGTTGGCTGATACCTGAGAAGGAGTTTAGTTTCAACTTTTTTGCTGCAGTTAAGGCGCAAAGACTGGTTCATCTACGTAGATTTTCTGATGTCTGGAAAGGTGCggaattattttgcatctttctaTGAAGCGGAACACTTAGGAACACTTAGAGGCTCTTTTTTACACAGCTGCCTGTTTGCAGGAAATTGGCAGAAATGTAATAATCTTTCAGTCACATGTTGAATTCTGCCAAAGGATTCAGAAGTTACTGGGGAGGATTAACAAAGCCTCACAGTCAGACTgtattttcataagaaataagGCTAAACGTTAGGATAGAATTAAGATAGATCAAAATTTGGACTGATAATCTTAATGTTAATGGTGTTTAAGAACTTTTAAGTGTCCTGCAGAACACAGAACagtttatttctttcataaatgaAATTTCTAAGGAAAGATGTTGTAACAAAATGATTCTACAATAAAGCATGAGGACATGATCCCTATGAACCCTGAGAAACATCAACATATTGAGAGGATATGCTACAAAGTCAATGTGAATGTCATTTATATATTAGAAACAGATCAGGCATTCCTTGACTAATCAAGTGTATCAATAGAAACTCTTTTAGAACAAGATACATATCATCGTTA from Mycteria americana isolate JAX WOST 10 ecotype Jacksonville Zoo and Gardens chromosome 6, USCA_MyAme_1.0, whole genome shotgun sequence includes:
- the CIB2 gene encoding calcium and integrin-binding family member 2 isoform X3, yielding MAPNVVPMDYTKDPDVKLPMQLIINMPELKENPFKERIVESFSEDGEGSLSFNDFVDMFSVLSEMAPRELKAIYAFKIYDFNTDNFICKSDLEKTLNKLTREELTAEEITLVCEKVIEEADMDGDGKLGFADFENMISKAPDFLSTFHIRI
- the CIB2 gene encoding calcium and integrin-binding family member 2 isoform X2; its protein translation is MGNKQTIFTDEQLDAYQDCTFFTRKEILRLHGRYHEMAPNVVPMDYTKDPDVKLPMQLIINMPELKENPFKERIVESFSEDGEGSLSFNDFVDMFSVLSEMAPRELKAIYAFKIYDFNTDNFICKSDLEKTLNKLTREELTAEEITLVCEKVIEEADMDGDGKLGFADFENMISKAPDFLSTFHIRI
- the CIB2 gene encoding calcium and integrin-binding family member 2 isoform X1; its protein translation is MKCVNSSSKMQMFIKSELSQCKCSPTTEPFRMQVNACKLFFHVQPAPLCILDCTFFTRKEILRLHGRYHEMAPNVVPMDYTKDPDVKLPMQLIINMPELKENPFKERIVESFSEDGEGSLSFNDFVDMFSVLSEMAPRELKAIYAFKIYDFNTDNFICKSDLEKTLNKLTREELTAEEITLVCEKVIEEADMDGDGKLGFADFENMISKAPDFLSTFHIRI